The sequence ATTTTCGAGGAATTAACAGTGTTGCTGCGCTGTGTACCTGCGTCGAAAATAAATCCAGCAAGATCACACCATAAGTATGGGGATACTTTTGGATTCTCTTATCGTCTCGTACGTTCATCGGCTACACAATCGAcaacacatacatacacgcaaAAAGACATGTTCGAGAGTAGAGCGAATTTTCGATGCTCGTTTGCGCGttggatatttttgttttaagaCACTTAAGGAAGGACATGAAATATTGGAAACACAGCTaggtttataattttatgtaatatcacTTTCGAGTCTCTGCTAGTGTAGACGAGGGTGTGAGTCGTGCGAGTAATCCAAACACGATCTGCACACCTTCTATTTAGAGATTATGCTGTATAAAGTAGTACACGTATATTATGATAATGTATAACTGTATCtgtatctttaatattaataatataggaTACGAGTTTTCCGCTGCAAAGGGAATATTGGCGAAAATCTTGGGGGTAATGTCGTGTagaatgtgtaatatacttattattttgttgCACGATATCGCATAATCAAATGTTACGAAGAATTATTGATTAATGTGTAATCGAGTACAAAATGCGCATATAATAACTGTaagttttcaataatgactgtGTCTATATTCCTTTTGAGGAAGGCACAAACTTGTTTCTTTACTTCTGCGACCCTGcctcattattttctttttgtaagaaatatattagagAAATGGATATATacacgcatatacatatacatatatataccatatatatataccatagtataaaatatatatatatatattttatactatggTAATGAAGAGTGTTAGAGAAATGTAGTAAAGTGACGTTTTAAACCAATACAGATTAGACAcgttaaaattatgttttaaccAACGTTATTATGATTCACTTCAAATCTCACACGTACACGGATAACTCACGGATTTCTGCATCGTAGCATTTTTTTCCTGAATTCtcgaataaatacattttaacacacatatacatatatatattgattttgtCATTTGTATCTTTCGGAAAGTTCACgaattgttttcttttgctTTGCAGCGTGAAAATTCATGTATATTcgcttatacattttattgtattatgttctgttatattctttatataactttgattaatttatcaaCGTATAAAGCGGGCCTTATGTTGCCGGTTAACAAATtacatgagagagagagagagagagagagagatgtaaTGAGAGATACttcttacattaatataatttataaaaatcacatTGAGTCACTTATTCTTTTGAGATCAATATAGAATACGTagcttaaatattttaatagatatattcatattttcaatcaatattaagtctttcctttttttatataatttttaaaataattttctcttgtGTATATGTTCagatatttgtaatttatatatcgcaatttatataaataatatgaaatttatataaaattttgttatatcaACAATGTTGAGctttttcttgattataaTTGCAtcaacataattattatgttaattaagCAAAAGCAATTACCgtattcttataaaattctgaagGGAAGTTGAGGAAATTTAAACGATGAATCGATTTCGACGATATAACAAATCGATAAGTTCCTCTCAAACTGATCTAAAAAAATCGCGAGGCACGGGGCGCGATATCGATTACGGAATCAAATGCATTGTCCTTCGCATTGACTTTCATAACTGCACGAGAATTGAGAAGTAAACTCCTTGCGCAGCGAAAGTATTAAAGATTTCTGACCACCCCGGGATAAATATTCCGGGATTGTTTGGGGTTGTCGACCACCGGTGAGGATGATCGAGTGCGATCCAGCTGCGAAGTTAGACCCAGTCACGAAAGTAGGTGACCCCCGGCAGAAATCGAAAATCAATAGAGCGCGGGGAGTCGAGATGGGAAGAATCGCGACGGTAGGGTAGGCGTAGGTCTGCGCCTCGGCGTTTCGAGGTTATGTCGCGTGCGTCCGAGCGACGACTCGTTCCTCTCCCGCTTTAAGGTTAATGGCTCGCGAGCGCCTAGCCGAACGACGGCGACTGCGACGGGTGGTCCGTGCGTGCTATTTTCGTTCCAGTGAAAAGTGTTTATTCTTGCCAGTCGTCGTGGGCGCCGCGCGTTACGCATTATAATGTATCTGAATGCGACGGGGAGCCACGAGAGCGCCGTGAGATAGTAGACAAAAATGGGCAGGAAGAAGGCATCGTCCAAGGGTAAACAGCACGGCTCGTCACCGCAGCAGCGGCAAATATCTGCGGCGAAGAGGCACGAGCTTAACGCCCTATGCAAGAAACTCTTTCATCGTGAGTAATCGTCACCCTTTGCCGTCATCCGAGGCAGAACCTCCAAGCTCGGCAAGCGAGCGAAGCGTTTGCCAATAAACAGTCGATGTTCTATGTATAATTAGATTCTCAATATTGGAGCTTGAAATCTCGAAAACGGTTCGAGCAAACGCTCGTCAAGGTTCCCTTGTACTTTTACTGTTCCATGCTTCTTCCCTGCACATGTGTGATCATTAGGACCCAAAAGGTCAAGTGTCACTTGTTAATAATTCACCGATGAATGAACTAGAGAACCTTCAAGTCCAGGAAAAAGATCGAGTACATGCACGCTAAGCATTTCTTTTGTGTCATTATCTTGTGTGTTATCCCTGTTGCACATTGGTGGGATCGGAAGCATTTGTCAGCTAACTTTTGATGCACAGATGAGGAACAGATGCACGATTAGGCTCTCTTGAGCCTCTAAATCTGGGAAAATAAATGCATGTCAAGAATCCCTTGTCCTTCACACAGCATCATCCCATTCCTCGTCCCGACATGTATGGCTTTTTATTAACTTCTCCAGCTGCCGTCGAGGGGGATCACTCGCTCTAACGCGCCGGTTTTCCATCATTATTTGCAGTGAGCAGCAATCCGGCGTACGTGACGCAATTATGGAACAACTACTTGGATATATCGGAAGTTCTGCTGAAGGTTAAACGCCTGGAGGAGATGAAGACGGAGTCGTGCGAGCGATCCCAGGGGATTGAACAGTTCACGAATTGGCTCGTGGAGAACGGCGTGCGCATGGACGGCGTGAGCATCGCCGAGTTCCCAGGTTGCGATATGGGACTGAAGGCGGAGGCGGACTTCACCGAGAACCAGCTGATCCTGGAGATACCGCGGGCGCTCATCTTCAGCACGTGCACCGCGGCGCCGGAGTTGGCCGTTCTGCAAAATGATCCGCTGGTGCAGCACATGCCGCAAGTGGCATTGGCGATAGCGCTCCTCATAGAGAGATTCAAGGAGAACTCCACGTGGAAGCCCTACCTGGATATGCTGCCAAGCAGTTACAATACGGTTTTGTACATGAAGACCAACGACATGATCGAACTCAAGGGCAGTCCCACGCTAGGTACgtcgagaaattatttttgtcggacttaatattttttaatcgaattcgAGTATTTTGATTCTTagatttatctattttatgtGCGCAGAAGTTGCATTGAAGCAATGTCGGAACATCGCGAGGCAGTATTCCTACTTCAGTAGATTGTTCCAGAACAACAATAACGCCGTCTCGGCGGCACTCAGGGATGTTTTCACCTACGAGAGATACTGGTGAGTAAACAGTGTGCTCGTATCGTCTTAGTTAggattaattaagaataatcaCAAGTATAAGATATCGAgataaagtttaaaattttatataaaatacaatttatacatGACGTACGCGCATAAacctataaataaatacaatctTACGTTATATGGAAGTTTGAAGCACTTTTATAGGCAAGGCTTCTGTTTATCAATTTAACGAAGTCGCATTAGATACTGAATTACGATTGAACGTCTAGAGACGATAAAAAGAACAGTttgattacatatttttattacaaattttctgTCATAATTCTGACTCGTCGACAATCgcaatttagaaaaaatacttatatacATTGCGAAACTACTTTACTCTCTCCCCGGAAAAATAAGCGATTAACTTAACGATCAACATTAGCGTGCCACAGTGCTCGTTAGGGACACTGTGGGCCTGAGCCTGTGGGCTTTGATAATCATATGGAAAAATACTGGCAGTTTTCTAGCAGATTATAGTACAAAAGATCCGTCACTCcttcatcaaattttattttaaataacgaatattttagaaaagagATTCAGAAAAAGTACTAATTATTGAACGgtcaaaattatcaaaaattcaACGCGACGATTTAATTCGCGAAAATTCATGCAATTTTTCTGCACCTTTACTTAACAAACGCGACGCACCTTTTGCACTCCTAATTGATAGACTTCTCTTACAACTGCGCCGGCGGCGAGTAATCACTTCGCGTAATCGGGTATCGTCTCCCAGCTATCGTTCGCGTCCAACGAGTCGTTGTCCATGTCGCTCTTGCTATCAAACTCCTCGACGGTCTCCTGCATCTCCGTTCTCTCGGGTCGCCTAGTCGTCGACGTTGCGGCGACGTTGACCATTACGGCGCTTAGGCTGCTCGAGTTCGACAGCTTCCTCGCCGCCGCGATCGAGCTCTGGAATACCGTGCGCGAGAACGTGTTTCTGTACGTGTACCTCTGCTTCTGTCGAATTCTGCACACGGCGAAGATCGCCAGGAACACGACGATCGTCACGCCCAGGATCACGCCGCTCGCTATTATGCTTGGCTTCACCCTCGACAGGGTCTTGTTCTCTTCCGCATCATTCCTCGTTTCGCTGTGGATCGTTCTCACAACGTTCGGCTCCTTCCTGACAATCTCCTCCACGTATCCAGCGTGGAACTCGTCAGACGTGTTGTCCGATCGAACGATGTTCTCTTCGTCGCCGATCAACCTTACGTTCGCGTTATTATTGTCTATCGGAGGCTCCGCTTTCGCCTCGTTGCCGAACTCGATTCCGAATTGTCGCCGCACGTCTTCCGCGAAAGGCAGGGAACCGAACGTTGTCAGTAGATCGACAATCTCAATCGCGTGACGGGGGCTCTCCAGTTCACCGTGCTCGTCGGTGCTCGAGGTACCTTTTTGATCCTCTTTCTGGAATGTTATTTCCCTCGACGTGTTCCTGTCGCGCTCAACAAGGTCCAGCAATCTCGATAGCGACGTGTTCTCCAGATCGCGATCGAACAACGGGTCGTGCAGATAACTTATGATGTCCTGTCTAAACTGATTCTTC comes from Ooceraea biroi isolate clonal line C1 chromosome 8, Obir_v5.4, whole genome shotgun sequence and encodes:
- the LOC105280058 gene encoding histone-lysine N-methyltransferase setd3 gives rise to the protein MGRKKASSKGKQHGSSPQQRQISAAKRHELNALCKKLFHLSSNPAYVTQLWNNYLDISEVLLKVKRLEEMKTESCERSQGIEQFTNWLVENGVRMDGVSIAEFPGCDMGLKAEADFTENQLILEIPRALIFSTCTAAPELAVLQNDPLVQHMPQVALAIALLIERFKENSTWKPYLDMLPSSYNTVLYMKTNDMIELKGSPTLEVALKQCRNIARQYSYFSRLFQNNNNAVSAALRDVFTYERYCWAVSTVMTRQNLIPSSDGTRMIHALIPMWDMCNHEDGRVTTDFNATADRCECYALRGFKKGEQIFISYGPRTNSDFFVHSGFVDMDNKQDSFKLRLGISKADPLQKERIELLNKLYLPSVGEFPLKPGTEPISNTLLAFLRVFSMRKAELAHWLRSDKVSDLKHIDCALETVVEENVRKFLLTRLQLLTANYPTTLKEDLELLETTLPQMKRMAVQLRVTEKRILLGALDYVEQWMKA